The following proteins come from a genomic window of Rubripirellula tenax:
- a CDS encoding DUF1559 domain-containing protein produces MSAPNPRRALTLIELLVVIAIIGVLVGILLPAVQAAREAARRMSCSNNFKQIGVAIHNYHAAYNKLPMQIGGTFHPRDNATYAGANRNRATNQFNLGFLVGLTPYLEQQSLWEQISNPYAFDVDGETVISPAWPAMGPEPSEPTYGPWSREIPTLRCPSDPGTGLPSLGRTNYAACYGDSTDWVETGYWRWDGGSSGWISDVLQATRANGSCRGVFVPRKFTAFKDVQDGLSNTIACGEIATDLGDRDVRTTPHLFTGWGPVGVHSNPRVCQPDRDPNRPRFWSVGFTNIGAPENRRGYSWANGGPLYSGFNTTLPPNNEICLGADHSSGGHAPASSRHAGGVHVLMTDGAVKFVSESIEAGDDTAPVVTSANAGRPSPYGLWGSLGTRASHEVIKEEF; encoded by the coding sequence ATGTCTGCTCCGAATCCTCGACGCGCTCTCACATTGATTGAGTTGCTGGTTGTGATTGCGATTATCGGCGTTTTGGTTGGCATCCTTCTGCCAGCAGTGCAAGCGGCACGGGAAGCCGCTCGGCGGATGAGCTGCAGCAATAATTTTAAGCAGATTGGAGTTGCGATCCACAATTATCACGCAGCCTACAATAAACTTCCAATGCAGATTGGCGGTACTTTTCATCCACGAGACAACGCGACCTATGCCGGAGCCAATCGGAATCGTGCTACCAATCAGTTCAATCTTGGTTTCCTGGTTGGACTGACTCCCTATCTCGAGCAGCAATCGCTTTGGGAGCAGATCAGCAACCCCTATGCGTTTGATGTCGATGGCGAAACCGTGATTTCACCGGCGTGGCCTGCGATGGGGCCGGAGCCTTCCGAACCAACCTATGGGCCATGGAGCAGAGAGATTCCAACGCTTCGGTGCCCAAGTGATCCGGGGACCGGTTTGCCTTCGCTTGGACGCACGAACTACGCCGCTTGCTATGGCGACAGTACTGATTGGGTCGAAACGGGATACTGGCGGTGGGATGGTGGCTCCAGTGGTTGGATCTCAGACGTGTTACAGGCAACGAGAGCCAACGGGTCCTGTCGTGGTGTTTTTGTCCCGCGAAAATTCACGGCCTTTAAAGATGTCCAAGATGGCCTTTCCAACACGATTGCCTGCGGAGAAATCGCTACCGATCTGGGGGATCGCGATGTGCGAACGACACCGCACTTGTTCACAGGCTGGGGACCGGTCGGCGTCCATAGCAACCCACGGGTCTGCCAGCCCGATCGCGATCCCAATCGCCCTCGGTTTTGGAGTGTGGGTTTTACGAACATTGGAGCTCCCGAGAATCGGCGAGGTTATAGTTGGGCCAATGGCGGTCCGCTTTATTCAGGATTCAACACGACTTTGCCGCCTAACAACGAGATTTGCTTGGGGGCAGATCATTCTTCAGGCGGTCACGCACCGGCGAGTAGTCGGCACGCGGGTGGCGTTCATGTTCTGATGACCGATGGCGCTGTCAAGTTTGTTAGCGAATCGATCGAAGCCGGCGATGACACTGCACCCGTAGTTACTTCCGCTAATGCGGGACGGCCAAGCCCGTATGGACTTTGGGGATCGCTTGGAACACGCGCATCGCACGAAGTGATCAAGGAGGAGTTTTAG
- a CDS encoding sigma-70 family RNA polymerase sigma factor, with translation MSLFVGTERAIRGYVRSLLPSSQDVDDLMQNIGLACWHKFNEFDLEGSSQDFVRWCCVISRFEVLRFRRSRARDRLVLSEEVITLLAVEAEDRLQRSETERQALKHCLQKLNEPERRLLLSIHTRGDSISRIAAESNVKARQLYSKLNALRDLVADCVRASMAQGEA, from the coding sequence ATGTCGCTCTTTGTGGGCACTGAGCGAGCGATTAGAGGGTACGTACGTTCGTTGCTTCCGTCGAGTCAGGACGTCGATGATCTGATGCAGAATATTGGTCTGGCGTGCTGGCACAAGTTCAATGAATTTGACCTGGAGGGATCGAGCCAAGATTTTGTCCGGTGGTGTTGTGTAATCTCTCGGTTCGAAGTGTTGCGGTTTCGACGCTCACGGGCCAGAGATCGATTGGTTTTGAGTGAAGAGGTGATCACATTGCTTGCTGTCGAGGCAGAAGATCGGTTGCAGCGGAGTGAGACGGAACGACAAGCACTGAAGCATTGTCTACAAAAGTTAAACGAGCCTGAACGACGCCTGCTGCTGAGCATTCACACGCGAGGCGATTCGATCTCGCGAATCGCTGCGGAATCGAACGTAAAAGCCCGTCAACTCTACAGCAAATTGAACGCACTCAGAGACTTAGTTGCCGATTGCGTACGCGCGTCGATGGCTCAAGGGGAAGCATAA
- a CDS encoding FecR domain-containing protein has translation MNRSIESLARAYQDQTLSEDDVRELDQLLKTNAGAREIFLRETNLIATLEDIACDEVAELPTVTMLSLPRQLHDETSQASPLRWTMAAGWFVATAAVVLLMASLYSISNPVDKAIATIVGLSGPSQWTGDGGQVRSDLTIGMQLPGGTIDGLSPESWFALEFTDGSTVRTSGNSMLAYSEVRQKVLHLKSGNLSADVAPQPDGRPMLIHTRSAVLEVIGTSFDVDADLASTALNVTEGMVRVKRLSDGRQVEVPAQHQVVAAADHDLSVNQISRVAYQWRSRLEEGASRTFGRWLPAMGDAGPLLHCIPYMTKDGRTIYTSSFQVTAAEGAPIMTSDRSIVSVRGRLDRATDLYVGMSLKTEDGTFAGRFQVVLPSEQFQGQEVFEISLPLEDFTLDPSLASMKREFAKSASDLVVDTVWCHTLYVPVGLAVATIELAERAE, from the coding sequence ATGAATCGCTCGATTGAATCGCTGGCTCGTGCCTATCAAGACCAGACTCTCAGTGAGGACGACGTAAGAGAGTTGGATCAACTTCTCAAGACGAACGCTGGGGCTCGTGAAATCTTCCTGCGCGAAACTAATCTGATTGCCACGCTCGAAGATATTGCATGTGATGAAGTAGCCGAGTTGCCAACGGTTACCATGCTTTCACTGCCGAGGCAGCTACATGATGAAACGTCTCAGGCGAGCCCTCTACGATGGACGATGGCCGCCGGTTGGTTCGTGGCGACTGCGGCCGTAGTACTGTTGATGGCGAGCCTTTACTCGATTTCGAATCCAGTAGACAAAGCGATCGCGACGATCGTCGGTCTCAGCGGACCTTCGCAATGGACAGGTGATGGCGGGCAAGTCCGAAGCGATCTCACGATCGGAATGCAGTTGCCGGGCGGAACGATTGATGGCCTGTCACCAGAGTCTTGGTTTGCCCTGGAGTTCACCGACGGCTCGACAGTCAGAACGTCTGGGAATTCAATGCTTGCCTACTCAGAGGTTAGACAGAAGGTGCTTCATCTGAAGTCGGGCAACCTGTCGGCAGATGTCGCGCCGCAACCGGATGGCCGTCCGATGCTGATCCATACTCGATCTGCCGTTCTCGAAGTCATTGGAACAAGCTTTGACGTCGATGCCGATCTCGCTTCGACGGCGCTGAATGTCACCGAGGGAATGGTGCGCGTCAAGCGACTCAGTGACGGCCGTCAGGTCGAGGTGCCCGCGCAGCACCAGGTTGTCGCCGCAGCGGACCACGATTTGAGCGTCAATCAAATATCGCGCGTTGCCTACCAATGGCGCAGTCGACTCGAAGAGGGAGCGAGTCGTACGTTTGGTCGCTGGCTTCCTGCCATGGGTGATGCGGGGCCGCTGCTGCATTGCATTCCCTACATGACCAAGGATGGGCGAACGATCTACACGTCCTCGTTTCAAGTCACGGCAGCCGAAGGCGCACCCATCATGACCAGCGATCGGTCGATCGTCTCAGTGAGGGGCCGTCTTGATCGCGCCACTGACCTTTACGTTGGCATGTCACTGAAAACGGAAGACGGCACCTTTGCCGGCAGATTCCAGGTTGTATTGCCGAGTGAACAATTCCAAGGGCAAGAAGTGTTTGAGATCAGTTTGCCCCTCGAGGATTTCACGCTCGACCCGTCACTGGCCTCGATGAAACGGGAGTTTGCCAAGTCAGCGAGTGATTTGGTTGTCGATACCGTTTGGTGTCATACGCTCTATGTACCGGTCGGGTTAGCGGTCGCCACCATTGAACTGGCGGAGCGGGCTGAATGA
- a CDS encoding sulfatase-like hydrolase/transferase: MIGKTYSRSETRQDFRQSNLRPTAPKLLTSFATLCVLLASNISLAESRLPNVVVLLSDDLGWKDISCFGGPVRTPTLDRLASEGMRFTDFYSGAAVCSPSRAVLLTGRTNLRCGIYSWINDNDQRIHLPKSEVTIAELLKAEGYATAHFGKWHLGMPTAKYPDKPTPSDHGFDYWFATANNAGPSHRNPKNFIRDGKKVGELEGYSCDLVVTEAAGWLDRRSNKEVPFFLNVWFHEPHAPLAAPDDLVQQYGEESDPAAVYSATVANTDRAIKRLLEKLHDVEEPDNTIIIYASDNGSYRSDRVGDLRGIKGSNYEGGIRVPGVFHWPGHIAAGAVTSEPAGLVDLVPTVCGLIGIQPPQVHLDGTDLSDLLTGKSEKVARDQPLFWGEPLGGPPFAIRDGRYSMVAYREGEVPKDQQAIASIKARIEATLRTKGIFETETRGSSFEAKLFEGFSDREVETLRGQFIQLNQFHESWIPAIKQSKLTRFELYDLVEDPSQKRELSVRLPQVHYRLKSKIQQLASDALQEAFDWSSSEAAPGEGEQSKAHIHRLESLFRSPFDAFLYVNRIPAKTESGETHGDLAGRILGRLANQEGRILIKLPPRMNRLAYEGFKIALESDTALHSGRCFSCHHLPDLGDLVANPPIPSLRNRSISPDQLREVMSSDAHREIRLDDEDLQRLHALLQTLTDVPDENFRDLILKATVLDTSGDSE, from the coding sequence ATGATCGGAAAAACCTACTCTCGTAGCGAAACTCGTCAAGACTTTCGGCAATCAAACTTGCGTCCGACCGCGCCGAAACTCTTGACGAGTTTCGCTACGCTGTGTGTGTTGCTCGCTTCAAATATCTCGCTCGCCGAATCGCGTCTTCCAAACGTTGTTGTGCTGCTCTCGGACGACCTTGGGTGGAAAGATATCAGTTGCTTTGGCGGGCCCGTCCGGACGCCAACGTTGGATCGACTGGCCAGCGAAGGAATGCGATTTACCGACTTTTACTCGGGAGCAGCTGTCTGTTCGCCTTCACGAGCCGTCTTGCTCACGGGGCGAACAAATCTTCGCTGTGGTATCTATAGCTGGATCAACGACAACGACCAACGGATCCATCTTCCCAAAAGCGAGGTGACGATAGCGGAGTTGCTGAAGGCTGAAGGTTATGCGACGGCTCATTTCGGTAAGTGGCATTTAGGGATGCCGACGGCGAAGTATCCGGATAAGCCGACTCCATCGGATCACGGCTTTGATTATTGGTTTGCGACGGCCAACAATGCGGGACCAAGCCATCGGAACCCAAAGAACTTCATTCGCGACGGTAAGAAGGTGGGAGAGCTCGAGGGCTACTCTTGTGATCTGGTTGTCACCGAAGCCGCGGGTTGGCTCGACCGCCGTTCTAACAAGGAAGTGCCGTTCTTTCTGAATGTGTGGTTTCATGAACCTCACGCGCCGCTCGCCGCACCAGACGACCTCGTCCAGCAATACGGAGAAGAATCCGACCCGGCGGCAGTTTACTCGGCGACGGTTGCGAATACCGATCGGGCGATCAAACGGTTGCTCGAAAAGCTTCACGACGTCGAGGAGCCCGATAATACCATTATTATTTATGCCTCCGATAATGGCAGCTACCGAAGTGACCGTGTCGGAGATCTTCGAGGGATCAAGGGTTCCAACTACGAAGGCGGAATTCGAGTTCCTGGGGTTTTTCATTGGCCGGGTCACATCGCGGCCGGGGCCGTGACGAGTGAACCGGCAGGACTGGTTGATCTCGTCCCAACTGTCTGTGGATTGATTGGTATCCAGCCGCCACAGGTACATCTCGACGGAACCGATCTGTCTGATCTGTTGACCGGAAAATCCGAAAAAGTTGCGAGAGATCAGCCGTTGTTCTGGGGTGAGCCACTTGGCGGTCCGCCGTTTGCAATTCGTGACGGACGCTACTCGATGGTTGCCTATCGCGAGGGTGAAGTTCCCAAAGATCAGCAGGCGATTGCTTCCATCAAAGCGAGGATTGAAGCGACGCTGCGGACCAAGGGGATTTTCGAGACGGAAACACGGGGAAGCTCATTCGAAGCAAAGCTTTTCGAAGGGTTTTCTGATCGGGAAGTAGAAACGCTCCGTGGACAGTTCATCCAATTGAATCAATTTCATGAGTCCTGGATTCCGGCAATCAAGCAATCCAAACTAACAAGGTTCGAGCTCTACGACTTGGTGGAGGATCCTTCGCAGAAGCGGGAGTTGTCAGTTCGCTTGCCCCAAGTTCACTACCGCCTCAAATCGAAAATTCAGCAATTGGCTTCCGATGCTTTGCAGGAAGCGTTCGATTGGTCGTCGAGCGAAGCGGCACCGGGGGAAGGGGAGCAGTCCAAGGCTCACATTCATCGCCTCGAATCCTTATTTCGCTCACCTTTTGACGCATTTCTGTATGTCAATCGGATTCCGGCCAAGACCGAGTCGGGTGAAACTCATGGCGACTTGGCCGGCCGCATTTTGGGTCGGCTGGCAAACCAAGAAGGAAGGATTCTGATCAAGCTTCCGCCGAGAATGAATCGCCTGGCATACGAGGGATTCAAGATCGCATTGGAAAGCGACACAGCTCTTCATTCCGGACGCTGCTTTTCCTGTCATCACCTACCCGATCTTGGTGATCTGGTGGCGAACCCGCCAATTCCTTCCCTGCGCAATCGTTCGATATCGCCCGATCAGTTGCGAGAAGTGATGAGCAGTGATGCTCATCGTGAGATTCGGCTCGACGACGAAGACTTGCAACGTTTGCACGCCCTGTTGCAGACACTGACCGATGTTCCGGATGAGAACTTCCGGGATTTGATACTCAAGGCCACTGTACTGGATACCTCCGGAGATTCTGAATGA
- a CDS encoding virginiamycin B lyase family protein: MIRLNPLLLLMLITGWGGACSLSSLAADVTGHSIRGRVVDVSNDGVEGVMVSAIDDEQRKWTSVFTQKDGSFAISGLRKVEHNIRARLMGLSDEWFSGIVAGTEDMVIQTRPAVGKELELQRPASSAMSMLAFDDPRDKLNFKMMCAYCHQVGTVGFRTPEEPVDWETMLRRMDGFGGLYPHTQSTIIGRLMATYKDNAVEKWPTFVPPPAPTGLAAAATITMWEMDEPLQGSFHDLEVGRDGRVYAVNISRHRMIALDPDTGEQTPYEFPPRTYAPHSIETANDGSLWTTMCASGQMVRFDIETHDFEVYSSAEAPKKRGDYPHTLRINPKDPEGLIWYTDAGSNSCFSIHPTTHVVKEYKLLDAGQAIGAGRGESRGITPYGLDFSPVDGMIWYSKLNGNRIGRIDPKAEDGAIKEWNPPFRGPRRLHVAPDGMVWVPGFGSGVFGKFDPNTEVWTVYELPDAENQIPYALNVDKEGIVWICGTGNDTINRFDPKTETLVEFRLPTRVSYTREIEFDDEGNIWTSTSGPATHMERGVGAVIRISLPKSLPEDGGIQLAGKTYERNHDVGNLATAPETKRQPDNSALLMKIAGMELPKPYVPKQHQQYVDTMLASMSEHRRGRANRLWNEFRQANPDKMNDGRIFIRIIDYVANETIAPMSDRRFITKWQFHNFGSAPDQVSGRSPENGKLVFEQAACSRCHTIAGQGSKYGPDLTDVTKRFQGSKLLKQIVAPSSEIHKEFQTQMILVDDGRLLTGVVIEENEDQLRLLPNLLKPDKMEAIAKSSIEQRRVADVSSMPEGLLDTFTIEEIFDLLAFLQSRHETGE; this comes from the coding sequence ATGATTCGCTTGAACCCTTTGCTATTGCTAATGTTGATCACCGGCTGGGGCGGTGCCTGTTCACTCAGCTCACTCGCCGCCGATGTCACGGGGCATTCGATTCGTGGCCGTGTCGTCGATGTATCGAACGATGGTGTTGAAGGCGTGATGGTATCTGCGATCGACGACGAACAGCGAAAATGGACGTCCGTCTTCACTCAAAAAGACGGCTCGTTTGCAATTTCCGGATTGAGGAAGGTCGAACATAACATCCGCGCTCGGCTGATGGGGCTTTCCGACGAGTGGTTCAGCGGTATCGTCGCCGGCACGGAAGATATGGTGATTCAAACGCGGCCGGCAGTCGGAAAAGAATTGGAATTACAGCGTCCGGCCAGCAGCGCCATGAGCATGCTTGCCTTTGACGACCCGCGTGACAAATTGAATTTCAAAATGATGTGTGCCTACTGTCACCAAGTTGGAACAGTCGGCTTTCGCACTCCGGAAGAGCCTGTCGATTGGGAAACGATGCTGCGGCGAATGGATGGGTTTGGGGGGCTGTACCCACATACCCAGTCAACCATCATCGGGCGGCTGATGGCGACCTACAAAGACAACGCCGTTGAGAAGTGGCCAACCTTTGTTCCGCCGCCTGCTCCAACGGGACTTGCGGCTGCCGCAACGATCACGATGTGGGAGATGGATGAACCGCTGCAGGGTTCTTTTCATGATTTGGAAGTTGGTCGCGATGGGCGAGTTTATGCGGTCAACATCAGCAGGCACCGGATGATCGCCTTGGATCCAGATACTGGAGAGCAAACGCCGTACGAGTTTCCACCACGAACCTACGCGCCGCATTCGATCGAAACCGCAAACGATGGCAGCCTCTGGACCACCATGTGCGCGAGCGGCCAGATGGTTCGCTTCGACATCGAGACACATGACTTTGAGGTCTATAGCAGTGCCGAGGCTCCCAAAAAACGTGGCGACTATCCTCATACGCTACGAATCAATCCCAAGGACCCCGAAGGCTTGATTTGGTACACCGATGCGGGTTCCAATTCTTGCTTTTCAATCCATCCCACGACACACGTGGTCAAGGAATACAAGCTGCTTGATGCCGGCCAGGCAATCGGCGCGGGCCGCGGTGAGTCGCGGGGGATTACACCCTACGGTTTGGATTTCTCGCCCGTCGACGGCATGATTTGGTATTCCAAATTGAATGGAAATCGAATCGGCAGAATCGACCCCAAGGCGGAGGATGGTGCGATCAAGGAATGGAATCCTCCATTTCGCGGTCCTCGACGTTTGCACGTTGCGCCCGATGGGATGGTTTGGGTTCCCGGATTTGGTTCGGGTGTATTTGGCAAGTTTGATCCGAATACCGAAGTATGGACTGTGTATGAATTACCCGACGCAGAGAACCAAATACCTTATGCGCTGAACGTTGACAAAGAAGGCATCGTTTGGATTTGCGGTACCGGAAATGACACGATTAATCGTTTTGATCCGAAAACAGAAACGCTAGTCGAGTTCCGATTGCCGACGCGAGTTTCCTACACACGCGAAATCGAGTTCGACGACGAGGGGAATATCTGGACCAGCACCTCGGGGCCTGCGACGCATATGGAACGTGGTGTCGGTGCAGTGATCCGAATCTCGCTGCCGAAATCATTGCCTGAAGACGGCGGGATCCAACTTGCCGGCAAAACGTACGAGCGCAACCACGACGTCGGCAATCTGGCAACGGCTCCAGAGACGAAAAGGCAACCCGACAATTCGGCACTGCTCATGAAAATTGCCGGAATGGAACTGCCCAAACCTTACGTACCGAAGCAACATCAGCAGTACGTCGATACGATGTTGGCGAGCATGTCGGAACACCGACGTGGTCGAGCCAATCGGTTGTGGAATGAGTTTCGACAAGCGAATCCGGACAAAATGAACGATGGAAGAATATTCATACGAATTATCGACTACGTGGCCAACGAGACGATTGCTCCAATGTCCGATCGGCGTTTCATCACGAAGTGGCAATTTCACAACTTCGGATCGGCCCCAGATCAAGTGAGCGGTCGATCGCCCGAAAATGGCAAACTCGTCTTTGAGCAAGCAGCCTGTAGTCGCTGTCACACGATCGCCGGACAGGGTTCCAAATACGGCCCAGACCTAACCGACGTCACTAAGCGATTCCAAGGAAGCAAGCTGCTAAAACAAATTGTCGCTCCCTCCAGCGAGATCCACAAAGAGTTCCAGACACAGATGATCTTGGTGGACGACGGGCGACTGTTGACGGGAGTGGTGATTGAAGAAAACGAGGATCAGCTTCGTTTGCTGCCTAACCTGCTCAAACCCGATAAAATGGAAGCGATTGCCAAATCATCGATCGAGCAGCGCCGGGTAGCCGACGTCTCGAGCATGCCTGAAGGGCTGCTGGACACATTCACGATCGAAGAGATATTTGACCTGCTCGCATTCCTGCAATCTCGGCATGAGACAGGCGAATGA
- a CDS encoding DUF1592 domain-containing protein translates to MRVSIPHCASVNVGAAIALVLFMPGFNSANDLSRGLNSFIQESCLSCHDSNTETRLDFTSLGYDLENDQVFRKWVHIFDRVERGEMPPVTEAAPSEESRSAALSLLETELTRVNRRSQQTLGRVPSRRLSRQEYEHTLHDLLGIGGNLAKHLPPENESGAFDVIAATQEMSSVHVRSLLMAADLALDEAIQLGRKPPMAEREIDYFNSPYIQMWVDRPVRQGGGTIFKTDHDVVTFRGENFVFRSDTNGFRPPVAGQYRVAITAAAHQPRSSITVSLKRQNDQQGESELLEAWDLAGSDYREVETITYLRPDDSIYVSADELEPALDGGVIYNSQPANTYGGEGVKIRRVTVEGPLEKSWPPERTRKLFSGVEWQARSESRQDFPNNRKNDKGTTESLDDFRYYDPVLTRPPIEHVRAVVAELAPRAFRRKVSDQEIDALVSLAKPSLDEGRDFVDSVRIPLRAILVSPQLLFLDNQTKRSESRQDFRPTSSHTEPAETLDEFRYENAKKITDDALASRLSYFLWRSLPDEELAKLATEGQLSDSITLTAQVDRMLDDPKGDRFVDEFLDQWLELDRIDVTTPDAYLYPEYDDVLRRAMLAETREFFAHLIDENRSVENLIDSDFTFLNRRLAEHYGIIGVESETMRKVKLDPTSVRGGILTHASIAKVTANGTVTTPVKRGNFVLTNLLGLPPNPPPPSVGSIEPDTRGATTIRETLEKHQKLEACAVCHQRIDPPGFALECLDPVGGFRDRYRNSKGVKREISAGLRFLHKDYELGLPVDTSGVTADGFEFDDLREYKHQLQKSTEQVARNVLSKLIAFSTGAEIEFADREEIERILQETREDGYPLRSLIHQLVASHIFRNR, encoded by the coding sequence ATGAGAGTATCGATACCACATTGTGCATCCGTCAATGTCGGAGCTGCGATCGCGCTCGTGCTTTTTATGCCGGGATTCAACTCTGCGAATGATCTGAGCCGCGGGTTGAACTCCTTCATCCAAGAATCGTGTCTCAGTTGCCATGACTCGAATACCGAAACCCGTCTCGACTTCACTTCGCTTGGCTACGACCTGGAAAACGATCAGGTTTTTCGAAAATGGGTTCACATTTTTGATCGCGTTGAGCGCGGAGAAATGCCGCCGGTAACGGAGGCTGCGCCGAGTGAAGAATCTCGTTCAGCCGCGCTGTCGCTACTCGAAACCGAACTCACACGTGTCAATCGTAGATCGCAACAGACACTCGGACGAGTTCCCTCACGTCGACTCAGTCGTCAGGAATACGAACATACGCTTCATGATTTACTTGGCATTGGTGGCAACTTGGCGAAGCATCTGCCGCCGGAGAACGAATCGGGAGCGTTTGATGTGATCGCGGCGACTCAGGAGATGTCGAGTGTTCACGTACGAAGTCTACTGATGGCAGCGGACCTTGCATTGGACGAGGCGATTCAGTTGGGACGGAAGCCACCGATGGCGGAACGGGAAATCGATTATTTCAATTCTCCCTATATTCAAATGTGGGTCGATCGGCCAGTTCGCCAAGGCGGTGGGACGATTTTCAAAACGGATCACGACGTCGTCACTTTTCGAGGTGAGAACTTCGTCTTTCGTTCTGACACGAACGGATTTCGGCCGCCGGTGGCGGGCCAGTATCGCGTTGCGATAACGGCTGCAGCACATCAACCACGGTCTTCCATCACGGTAAGTCTCAAACGCCAGAATGACCAACAGGGCGAGAGCGAGTTGCTTGAGGCATGGGATCTTGCGGGATCGGACTATCGAGAAGTGGAAACAATCACCTACTTGCGTCCAGACGATTCCATTTACGTCAGCGCTGACGAATTGGAGCCTGCACTCGACGGCGGCGTTATCTACAACTCACAACCGGCGAATACCTACGGTGGCGAGGGGGTCAAGATCCGACGCGTCACCGTCGAAGGTCCGTTGGAAAAAAGTTGGCCGCCGGAGCGCACACGAAAGTTGTTTTCCGGAGTTGAGTGGCAGGCCCGTAGCGAAAGTCGTCAAGACTTTCCAAACAACCGCAAAAACGACAAGGGAACGACCGAAAGTCTTGACGACTTTCGCTACTACGATCCAGTGCTCACGCGACCGCCGATCGAGCATGTCCGAGCGGTTGTCGCGGAGTTGGCTCCGAGGGCATTTCGCCGGAAGGTAAGCGACCAGGAGATCGATGCACTGGTATCGCTTGCCAAGCCCAGCCTTGACGAGGGCCGTGATTTCGTTGATTCGGTTCGGATCCCTCTTCGAGCCATCTTGGTTTCGCCCCAGTTGCTTTTCCTTGATAATCAAACAAAACGTAGCGAAAGTCGTCAAGACTTTCGGCCAACCTCCTCACACACCGAGCCCGCCGAAACTCTTGACGAGTTTCGCTACGAGAACGCGAAGAAAATCACGGACGATGCCCTTGCTAGCCGTCTTTCCTATTTCCTATGGCGAAGTCTTCCTGATGAAGAATTAGCCAAGCTCGCTACCGAAGGTCAGTTGTCGGATTCAATAACGCTGACTGCCCAAGTCGATCGAATGCTGGATGATCCAAAAGGTGACCGATTTGTGGACGAGTTCCTTGATCAATGGTTAGAGCTTGACCGTATCGACGTGACGACTCCCGATGCCTATTTGTATCCCGAGTACGACGACGTTTTACGGCGAGCCATGTTGGCGGAAACGCGTGAGTTTTTCGCACATCTGATCGATGAAAATCGAAGCGTCGAAAACTTGATCGACTCAGACTTCACGTTTCTCAATCGCCGCCTCGCGGAACACTATGGCATCATTGGTGTGGAAAGCGAGACGATGCGAAAGGTCAAGCTTGATCCGACGAGCGTTCGCGGCGGTATTCTGACGCACGCTTCGATTGCCAAAGTGACCGCAAACGGAACCGTCACGACACCGGTTAAACGCGGCAATTTTGTTTTGACCAATCTTCTAGGTCTTCCTCCCAATCCTCCTCCGCCAAGCGTCGGTTCGATTGAACCAGACACGCGTGGCGCAACGACCATTCGCGAGACACTTGAGAAACATCAAAAGCTCGAAGCTTGTGCCGTCTGTCATCAACGGATTGATCCGCCCGGGTTTGCACTGGAGTGCCTTGATCCAGTGGGGGGATTTCGAGATCGCTACCGCAATAGCAAAGGCGTCAAGCGAGAGATCAGCGCCGGGCTTCGATTCCTACACAAGGACTACGAACTAGGACTTCCGGTGGATACGTCAGGTGTTACAGCGGATGGCTTTGAGTTCGACGACCTTCGTGAGTACAAGCATCAGTTGCAAAAATCGACCGAACAGGTTGCCCGTAACGTTCTGTCGAAGCTCATTGCATTTTCGACTGGTGCAGAAATAGAGTTTGCCGACCGCGAAGAGATCGAACGAATCCTGCAGGAGACACGCGAGGATGGATATCCACTCCGAAGTCTCATTCATCAATTGGTCGCAAGCCACATTTTTAGGAACCGATAA